The Armatimonadota bacterium genome includes the window TCTGACTTTGCCCGTCGTGCCGGTTTCCAGCCCGGGACACTCGCGCCAGTCCGTGCACGAGCACTGTCCCTGACTGCGTTCGGCCATCGAGATGGGGCATACGCGGAGGGCGAAGCAGTCGGCAAGTATGCCCTGCATGTCGAGCGACTGGAGCCTTTGGAGTATCAGATCAGCCTGCACCCAGGGTTTCTTGTCGAGGGCCTTCCGGGCGCTGGCGAACCGCCGCTGCTCGCCGCGGTCGTCCTGGCGGATACCGAGAGATTCCGACAGCGCCTTGACGCCTCCCCTGCGGGCGGGAGTCATCGGCCTGGGCAGGTAATGGACCCGCTGGCCGTCGGCGTCCAGCACGGGAAACCCATCCGACACGAGGAGAGGGGTGCCTTCAGAATACCCCTCGAGCAGGGATGACAGCCGCTCCTCGCCGAACATGTAGCGGATCGCCCAGCAGACGTGGCCGAATATGGTGTCGGCCTGAAACGGAGTGCCGACGGACGACTTGAGCCCAAAGCTTACGCGCAGTTGGCGCATAGTGTCATACCTCTGGTAGCGACGTTTCGACGCCGTCAACCTTCAAGTCTTCGAAACGCACCTTGCCGTAGCCCCGGCTTCCGCTTCCGCCGAGCGTGTCCTTCTCGACGAGCGCAAGGCCCTTGCGCACGTACTCGAACAACTCCTCGTCCTTCTTACCGCCATCCCCGTCGTCGAAGACGCGGTACGTGATGTCCAGGTTGAACACGGCGCCGGCGGGCACACGCTCGGTCTTCCGAAGGCTGCCCTCGGATGCGCTGGTGATGCGGTTGATGCCGACTTCGGCCTTGTCCTCAGACAGAGGCAGCCCGAAGGAATTCTCCAGGAGCTTCTTCACGTCCGCATGGTCCCTGTCTATCATGCAGTCACGAACCACAAGTCGGGCCGGCCCGATCGGCGCGCCGTTGTCCGCGGAGGCTCCGAATATGTAGCATATGGGGCAGGGCTCACTATCGCATGCTCCCTTGCGGTACCTGTGCGCCTTGCCGTCCGTCCTGTCACCGACCTCCACCTTGTCCAACAACAGCTCGAGAAGCGAGCGCATCTTACCCTTCAGACTCGAGCCAGGTATGAACGGCATGTTATCGATCGGTTGCCGTATGACGGGGTTATCCACTCCACCAATCTGAGTCGTTTCCTGTGATCCGCCGATGTGCAACCCGGTGTGCAGCACTATCTTACCGGTCACGTTCTTGTACCTGATCAGTCTCACCTTCTACCTCCCCCCTGCGAATAGCGACGACCGCCCTGCGGTTGACCGCCCGGACGGGACTGCTGCCCGTCGGGAGTCTGCGCATAGAAGAAACCGATGAAAGCTTCATAGTAGTCGCCGAACGTGTGAACGTCCTGCGCGCAGGTGATCGCCCTCACGTTCTTCTGAAGCCAGTCTTTGAACTTCGCGGAGACCTTGGAGTTCTTCCGGCCCGTCGCGTACGCCGCTTTGGCGACAAGCATCTTGAGGGCCACTTCATTTCGCTTGTACGCAACCTCGTCTCCGGCAGGGACACCCTGCCTGAGCTTTACGAACTCTTGGTAGAATCTGCGCATCTGGCTCCTGGTGCCCTGGTCCTTGTCTGCCACCAACTGGGCCAACTCCTCGGCGTCTTTGATCACCAACTCCGCCGGGTTGTCCACTTCATTAAACACTCTTGCCACTCAGTCAACCCTTCCTTTCCTGATGGAATATGCGCACCATGTGATTGCCGCCTTCAGGAGAGACCACTGATTCTCGTCTGCGCCGATCAGATCGGTCAACCCTTCCAGCAGATCAGCATCTATCTTGGGATTCCCGTTCTTGTCTCGGAAGTTGCGCGCCAAGTCATACGCAAGGTGCGGACGGTACATCACGCTCTTCGCAGCCCCATGTCGATAGAAATCCACCGCCTGCTCTCGATAGGCCAGCAATCTGTACACGAATCCGGACGACACGGAATCGTCCGGACTCTGCAGGCTTTCGATAAGCGACTGTTTCCACTCTCTGACCTCATCGAACCTTGGCCACTCGAAGGTTGTGTCGAAGATCGTCAGACGGTCTCTGCCGGCGGATTTAGAACGCTCGAGCAACTCGCCGGTCAGACGCGATGTCGTCGCGATCGGACTCTTCGGCTTGTAGGTGCCGATGCCCGCCGAGATCGTGATGTTCGGGTTCTCCGCCGTAAACCTGCGGAACTCGTCCGATATCCGTTTCGACAGCTCGATTGTCTTGTCCCAGGGTCCGATCAGCATCAGGTCGTCCCCGCCAGCGTACGCGGTGTAAGTGTCCGGGAACTCCTTCTCGATGATTCCCTGAAGTTCGTACGTAAAGAAGTAGTGAAGCATCGAACTCATGGTGGCTATGCGGCTCAGCGACGCGTGCTTCTCCATGCCGAGAGTGAAGACCAGTCCCAAGTGGTCCACGTCGGCCCGGAGCACTCCGAGCAACTTCACGCCCGTGCTGGCATCCGCCAGATCCTCGAAGCTCTTGATCTCGTGCGCATCCTCACCGTCCTTCCGCGGCACGTAACCCGCGTGAAGCTGGTAGCCGCACGGCACACCAGGCAGAAGCCCCGATCCCCTGAGGTTGAAGGCCGCGATCGGAGACATCGAGGCGACGCGGCGTGAATCCGTTGCGATGCCCGCAAACCATGTCGGATTCTCGAATAGAGGCTCCGACGCCCCGTCTTTCCGATCGGAGATTACCAGCCAGGCATCCTCTGAGACCAGCTTCCGACCGAGATCACGGTCGGCACGGCATTCCTCGCACTCGGCAACCTCTTCTTCCTCCGAAAAGTCCGCGGGACGCCTCTCGCAGACCGAACAGGCGCGACGGCCGCTGTAGTCAAGCGGCAGGACGACGCGGTCCGTGCCCAGCGCATCGGAGAACTTGCGCTGCTTGCCCTGGGCCAGCTCGACGCGGGCAGTTGACAGAACTTGATCGAACTTGCTCTGTGACAGGTCGTCCCCGGCGATTTCGCAGCCGCCTACGGAGAGCGCGATCTCCCCGTTGAAGCTCTTCAGCAGCCAGTCGGAGATATCTCGAACCGCCTGGCTGGCCGCGTTCCGATCAGCCTCGGTGTTCGGAATCAGGAGGTAGAACTGCCCGCCGGCCGACATGATCCTGCAGGCGAGGGGAAGGTCCAACGCATGGAGTATGCGGATGGCGACCGCGTCCGTCAGCATTGAGATGCGGAATGATCGGCCTCGCAGACGCTTGGCGACCCCGCCGGTGCCTACGCTGGCGATGCCGTATATGAAGTTCTGAATGCCCGAAATGTCTCCGCACAAGAGGTATGTTTTCGCCAGACTGCGGTTCCTGACCGAGGACTCAGTCCATCCGTTCGCCTCGTGCCACTTGTAGAAGCATGCTGCCAGCGCGGCGGAGACCTTCATGTGATCGGCGAGACTGATGTCCCTGGCAACCTTCGTCGTGTCACTTGGCACGCACCACAGGTACTTCTGCAACAGATAGGTCAGGGTGTCGTTCATTCGATCATAGGGCTCCGGGAACAAGTCCCGGAACTCCGTGAGGAAGCGGTCGAAGTGCTGCTGATACTCCTGTACGTTATGCTGGACATCGGCCTCGGATGGGTGTGGGAAGACGTCTCCCTTGAACAGCACGGAAAGATTGTGACGGCGAACGTCGCCTATTCCTGAGCCCAGGTCAACCTGTGAGAAAACCGAGTCCATCGGCACCAGCGGTTGGTATCCCTCTTCCGCCTTTTCGTCAATGCGCTCCGAGGCGGATTCAGTATCCGCTGCGCTGACGAGATAGGCCAGCATTCGGTGGCGTTCATCTTTGATGGCTGCCGGCTTGTCGGTCTCATGCGCATACTGGCCTTCGTGATGGTGACTGGCCAGTAGTTCGACGAGATCCGGATCTCGAAAGGAGACTTTGTTCTGAGACACGAACCATCCTGAGATTCTATGGTGCGGTTCGTTTCGGGCGTATCCTCTCTGGAGGAACTTGCCGATATCGTGAAGCAGTGCGGCACATACTACGGAGTCGTATTCCGGGTTCACATCCTACCCCCTCTGCGCGTTCGAATCTGTGTGGCGGCAGTTCGAACGTACTGCAGGTATCATGTGTTTCGCCAATGCATACATGATACATGTCTCTCCGAGTCGAGTCAAGGACATATGGCAGGTATTCTAGCAGACGTACTCGCCACGGCAAATAGTAACCGCGGTTACTGGCGGGACGGCGCGTTGGCCTCATCCGCGCAGACCTGGCGACGCTGCCGAGCTACCGGAGAAGCTGGTGATCCAAAGGTGAACAGGGTCATCTAAGTGGCTGAGTTGCACTCGGCGTGCGAAGCAAGCGAAGAAAGCGAAGTATCTCGCGCAGCGGATGGCTTCCTTCGCATAGTTCGCTTGTTTCGCAGACGGGCACGGCGGGCCGGAGAAATACACGTGTATACTGCCCCGTTCCGGCCTGGGGCAGGTCGTTGGTGCGGCTGACATCGCACCGTATGAGCGCGCCTCTTTGCGGCGGAATGGAGCAATGAAGTCGTGACGGCGAGTTCGCGGACCGCCTGTCGAAGAAACGGGCAGGTATTCACCGGCCCCCATCGAAGACGAACACTGGAGGTGACCTGCAATGACCAATGACACGAAACATGTCATCTGCGCGCGTTGCCAAGCGGAGAACACCCCA containing:
- the csm3 gene encoding type III-A CRISPR-associated RAMP protein Csm3, producing the protein MRLIRYKNVTGKIVLHTGLHIGGSQETTQIGGVDNPVIRQPIDNMPFIPGSSLKGKMRSLLELLLDKVEVGDRTDGKAHRYRKGACDSEPCPICYIFGASADNGAPIGPARLVVRDCMIDRDHADVKKLLENSFGLPLSEDKAEVGINRITSASEGSLRKTERVPAGAVFNLDITYRVFDDGDGGKKDEELFEYVRKGLALVEKDTLGGSGSRGYGKVRFEDLKVDGVETSLPEV
- the csm2 gene encoding type III-A CRISPR-associated protein Csm2, with amino-acid sequence MARVFNEVDNPAELVIKDAEELAQLVADKDQGTRSQMRRFYQEFVKLRQGVPAGDEVAYKRNEVALKMLVAKAAYATGRKNSKVSAKFKDWLQKNVRAITCAQDVHTFGDYYEAFIGFFYAQTPDGQQSRPGGQPQGGRRYSQGGGRR
- the cas10 gene encoding type III-A CRISPR-associated protein Cas10/Csm1, with amino-acid sequence MNPEYDSVVCAALLHDIGKFLQRGYARNEPHHRISGWFVSQNKVSFRDPDLVELLASHHHEGQYAHETDKPAAIKDERHRMLAYLVSAADTESASERIDEKAEEGYQPLVPMDSVFSQVDLGSGIGDVRRHNLSVLFKGDVFPHPSEADVQHNVQEYQQHFDRFLTEFRDLFPEPYDRMNDTLTYLLQKYLWCVPSDTTKVARDISLADHMKVSAALAACFYKWHEANGWTESSVRNRSLAKTYLLCGDISGIQNFIYGIASVGTGGVAKRLRGRSFRISMLTDAVAIRILHALDLPLACRIMSAGGQFYLLIPNTEADRNAASQAVRDISDWLLKSFNGEIALSVGGCEIAGDDLSQSKFDQVLSTARVELAQGKQRKFSDALGTDRVVLPLDYSGRRACSVCERRPADFSEEEEVAECEECRADRDLGRKLVSEDAWLVISDRKDGASEPLFENPTWFAGIATDSRRVASMSPIAAFNLRGSGLLPGVPCGYQLHAGYVPRKDGEDAHEIKSFEDLADASTGVKLLGVLRADVDHLGLVFTLGMEKHASLSRIATMSSMLHYFFTYELQGIIEKEFPDTYTAYAGGDDLMLIGPWDKTIELSKRISDEFRRFTAENPNITISAGIGTYKPKSPIATTSRLTGELLERSKSAGRDRLTIFDTTFEWPRFDEVREWKQSLIESLQSPDDSVSSGFVYRLLAYREQAVDFYRHGAAKSVMYRPHLAYDLARNFRDKNGNPKIDADLLEGLTDLIGADENQWSLLKAAITWCAYSIRKGRVD